A genomic segment from Fusarium keratoplasticum isolate Fu6.1 chromosome 10, whole genome shotgun sequence encodes:
- a CDS encoding GMC-OxRdtase-N domain-containing protein yields MVKNGSHFDFVVVGGGTAGNVVAGRLAENPNVSILVVEAGIGNPQDVHEITTPSAAMGLRGSKHDWAYKTTMVKRDDYERIEKPNTRGKALGGSSSLNYFTWVPGCKPTFDRWEEYGGKEWTWDPLVPYLRKSATYHDDLGLYSKDLQKLGKGGPLPISHAELLDDLQPFRELLTEAWKDRGGTLTENIYDGEMIGLTHCVDTIYKGQRSGSFLFVKNKPNITILPEVHSKKLIIDQASRECKGVTVIDSSGAELSFYATREVILSQGVFESPKLLMLSGIGPKNELSKHGITTLVDSRHVGQNLLDHPGVPFVLKVKDGYGMDDHLLRAGPKHDGALSAFSKGHAGPMGSGLLEMVGFPRIDSYLEKDAQYRERKANNGGKDPFCPEGQPHFELDFVAMFGSAFQWHYPTPKSGCYLSVVVDLVRPVSDPGEVTLNSADPLVQPNINLNFFADDLDIIGMREGIRFSYDVLTKGKGFKDIVLAEYPWEMPLDNDEEMHRAVLDRCQTAFHPCGTARLSKNIDQGVVDPKLKVHGISKLRVIDASVMPVIPDCRIQNSVYMVGEKGADLIKAEHKDLY; encoded by the coding sequence ATGGTCAAGAACGGCTCTCACTTTGACTTTGTCGTCGTTGGAGGCGGCACAGCCGGCAATGTCGTCGCCGGCCGCCTTGCCGAGAACCCCAACGTgagcatcctcgtcgtcgaagCCGGCATCGGTAACCCGCAAGATGTCCACGAAATCACTACGCCCTCAGCTGCCATGGGTCTTCGTGGTAGCAAGCACGACTGGGCTTACAAGACTACCATGGTCAAACGCGACGACTATGAGCGTATCGAGAAGCCCAATACTCGCGGCAAGGCTCTTGGTGGAAGTTCATCTCTGAACTACTTCACCTGGGTTCCTGGTTGTAAACCCACCTTTGACCGGTGGGAGGAGTACGGCGGCAAGGAATGGACTTGGGATCCTCTCGTTCCATATCTTCGCAAGAGTGCCACCTACCacgatgatcttggcctctATTCCAAGGATCTCCAGAAGCTTGGCAAGGGCGGACCCCTTCCCATCTCTCATGCGGAGCTTCTGGACGATCTCCAGCCCTTCCGTGAGCTCCTCACTGAGGCCTGGAAGGACCGTGGTGGTACTTTGACTGAGAACATCTACGATGGTGAGATGATTGGCCTCACTCACTGCGTGGACACTATTTATAAGGGTCAGCGCTCTGGAAGTTTCTTGTTCGTCAAGAACAAGCCCAATATTACTATCCTCCCCGAGGTCCactccaagaagctcatcattGACCAAGCGAGTCGCGAGTGCAAGGGCGTCACTGTCATTGACTCGTCTGGTGCCGAGCTGAGCTTCTACGCCACCCGCGAAGTCATCCTCTCCCAGGGTGTCTTTGAGAGCCCCAAGCTTCTTATGCTCAGCGGCATCGGTCCCAAGAATGAGCTTTCCAAGCATGGAATCACCACACTCGTCGATTCTCGACACGTCGGTCAGAACTTGCTTGACCACCCCGGCGTTCCTTTCgtgctcaaggtcaaggatggcTATGGTATGGACGACCACCTGCTTCGCGCGGGACCCAAGCATGACGGCGCCTTGTCCGCCTTCAGCAAAGGCCACGCCGGACCCATGGGATCGGGTCTTCTCGAGATGGTGGGCTTCCCCAGAATCGACAGCTATCTCGAGAAGGATGCGCAATACAGGGAGCGCAAAGCCAACAACGGCGGAAAGGACCCCTTCTGCCCCGAAGGCCAGCCCCATTTTGAGCTCGACTTTGTCGCCATGTTCGGCAGCGCCTTTCAGTGGCACTACCCAACCCCCAAGAGTGGCTGCTATCtgagcgtcgtcgtcgatctCGTCCGTCCAGTCTCGGACCCCGGCGAGGTGACGCTTAACTCTGCTGATCCCCTCGTTCaacccaacatcaacctcaacttcTTCGCCGACGACCTCGACATCATTGGCATGAGGGAGGGTATCCGGTTCAGCTACGATGTTTTGACAAAGGGCAAAGGTTTCAAGGACATCGTTTTGGCCGAGTACCCTTGGGAGATGCCTCTTGAcaacgacgaggagatgCACCGTGCTGTCCTGGACCGTTGCCAGACTGCCTTCCATCCTTGCGGAACTGCGCGTCTCTCCAAGAACATTGATCAGGGCGTCGTGGACCCGAAGCTTAAGGTGCATGGCATCTCAAAGCTTCGTGTTATTGACGCGTCTGTCATGCCTGTTATTCCGGATTGCCGAATTCAGAACTCGGTGTACATGGTAGGTGAAAAGGGTGCGGACCTGATCAAGGCAGAGCACAAGGATCTGTACTAG
- a CDS encoding Catalase domain-containing protein, producing the protein MAPVYTLAEGCPQPSNATSVQLRNGSGGGLVLLQDTQLLETLAHFARERIPERVVHAKAAGAYGELEVTDDCSDLTSANFLSAIGKKTKCLLRISTVGPERGSADTVRDVHGWAMKLYTDDGNLDFVFNNTPVFFIRDPVKFPSLNRSHKRHPKTNMPDADMFWDFHVGNPEGIHELMHLFSDRGTPASLRTMNAYSGHTYKLTKDDGSFSYIKMHIKSQLGVKNLDRKTATKIAGENPDHLVHDLFEAIEKKEYPKWDVFVQVMSPEQAENYKWNIFDMTKVWPHGDFPLRKIAQLTLNENPRNYFTDIEQAAFSPSTMVPGWAPSADPVLQARMFSYPDAARYRLGTNYQMLPTNAAKSPVYCPFQRDGFMNFGTNYGDDPNYIGSMLKPTTFRTTAAGGTISPTFTNHEKWVGEVSNFTTTVGPEDFEQATGLWKVLGRDKGHQERFIDNVADNIANVKNDKLRSMAYGKSRPHGLIIVFSLIDFTCRSLFTGRLGSGCTHPRGS; encoded by the exons ATGGCCCCAGTCTACACCCTGGCCGAAG GGTGCCCCCAGCCTAGCAACGCAACCAGTGTCCAGTTGCGGAATGGCTCCGGCGGAGGGCTCGTCCTGCTTCAGGACACACAGCTGCTCGAGACCTTGGCACATTTTGCTCGCGAGCGAATTCCTGAACG TGTTGTTCACGCGAAAGCAGCAGG CGCATACGGCGAACTCGAAGTTACAGATGACTGCTCCGACCTTACCTCGGCCAACTTCCTCAGCGCCATCggcaagaagaccaagtGTCTTCTTCGCATCTCGACTGTCGGGCCTGAGCGAGGATCCGCTGATACAGTTCGCGATGTGCACGGTTGGGCGATGAAGCTCTACACCGACGATGGCAATCTTGATTTTGTATTCAACAACACG CCCGTCTTTTTCATCAGGGATCCTGTCAAGTTTCCGTCTCTGAACCGGTCTCACAAGCGACATCCCAAGACCAATATGCCGGATGCTGATATG TTCTGGGA TTTCCACGTCGGCAATCCTGAAGGCATCCACGAGCTCATGCATCTGTTTAGCGACCGCGGCACTCCAGCTTCCCTCCGTACTATGAATGCCTACAGCGGCCACACTTACAAGTTGACCAAGGAT GATGGTTCTTTCAGCTACATCAAGATGCACATCAAGAGCCAGCTTGgcgtcaagaacctcgatCGAAAGACCGCTACGAAAATCGCGGGTGAAAACCCCGACCATCTCGTACACGACCTCTTCGAAGCGATCGAGAAGAAAGAATATCCGAAATGGGACGTGTTTGTGCAAGTCATGAGTCCTGAGCAGGCCGAGAACTACAAGTGGAACATCTTCGATATGACCAAGGTCTGGCCACACGGGGACTTTCCTCTTCGCAAGATTGCACAGTTGACCTTGAACGAAAAC CCGCGCAACTACTTTACCGATATTGAGCAAGCTGCCTTCTCGCCTTCGACCATGGTTCCAGGATGGGCGCCATCTGCTGACCCAG TGCTGCAAGCCCGCATGTTCTCGTACCCCGACGCCGCCCGTTATCGACTCGGAACAAACTACCAAATGCTCCCAACCAACGCTGCAAAGTCTCCAGTGTACTGCCCATTCCAGCGAGACGGCTTCATGAATTTTGGAACCAACTACGGCGACGACCCGAACTACATCGGTTCCATGCTCAAGCCCACCACATTCAGGACGACAGCCGCTGGAGGGACGATTTCGCCCACCTTTACCAACCACGAGAAATGGGTTGGAGAGGTCTCCAACTTCACCACCACAGTCGGGCCTGAAGACTTTGAGCAGGCAACTGGGCTCTGGAAAGTTCTGGGGAGGGATAAGGGGCATCAGGAGAGATTCATTGACAATGTTGCCGACAACATCGCAAACGTCAAGAATGACAAGCTGCGGAGCATGGCTTATGGCAAGTCGAGGCCACACGGGCTAATCATTGTATTCTCGCTAATTGATTTTACCTGCAGATCTCTTTTCACGGGTCGACTCGGATCTGGGTGCACGCATCCGCGAGGCAGTTGA